One part of the Huiozyma naganishii CBS 8797 chromosome 13, complete genome genome encodes these proteins:
- the TMA22 gene encoding Tma22p (similar to Saccharomyces cerevisiae TMA22 (YJR014W); ancestral locus Anc_5.144) — protein sequence MSSAVLRDVVYCEVCSYPPEYCEFSGKLKRCKVWLQENHPEVYAKLYGAEDADVGAVGAKLAESSIGEEREGKLEKDLLKLQTREENREQRELQKKLASKVVIKREARTKRKSIVAISGLEVFEIDMKKLAKTFASKFATGCSVAKNVEKKEEVIIQGDVMEQVEAYIHQLLKEKGLDNVKVETIDAAKKKKKPTTATPEGK from the coding sequence ATGAGCAGTGCTGTTTTGAGAGACGTTGTGTATTGCGAGGTGTGTTCGTACCCACCGGAATACTGCGAGTTTTCCGGGAAATTGAAGCGGTGCAAAGTGTGGTTGCAAGAGAACCATCCGGAGGTGTACGCTAAACTGTACGGTGCAGAGGATGCTGATGTCGGGGCCGTTGGGGCGAAGCTCGCGGAGTCCAGTATTGGTGAGGAGCGGGAGGGAAAGCTGGAGAAGGACCTGCTGAAGTTGCAAACGAGGGAGGAGAACAGGGAGCAACGGGAGTTGCAAAAGAAGCTTGCCTCGAAGGTTGTTATCAAGCGGGAGGCACGTACGAAGCGGAAATCGATTGTTGCGATCTCTGGGCTCGAGGTGTTTGAGATCGACATGAAGAAACTAGCCAAGACGTTCGCCTCGAAGTTCGCCACTGGGTGTTCCGTCGCGAAGAACgttgagaagaaggaagaagttATCATCCAGGGGGACGTCATGGAACAAGTGGAGGCGTATATACACCAGTTGCTGAAGGAGAAGGGCCTGGACAACGTCAAAGTCGAGACCATTGACGcagcaaagaagaagaagaaaccaacaACGGCGACGCCCGAGGGCAAGTAG